Genomic window (Penaeus vannamei isolate JL-2024 chromosome 7, ASM4276789v1, whole genome shotgun sequence):
TTTTAGAGCAACGTCCAGCGCCGTCTGTTGCCACGAAGCGGCAGCAGCTTCGTCTCATGAATTTATGACGTGTGCAGAGCGTCGTCACCTCTaacgtccctctcccccttcctcccgcagcTTCGATGACAGTAGCAGCTTGAGTTCGGGGGTGAGCGACACCCTCAACGAGATGTCGGCGGAGGATGTCCTCTCCTCGTCCCTGTCCTCGGACCACCCGGCTTACGTCAAGGTAGTGTCacgtctctttgtgtgtgtgtgtgtgtgtgtgcatgtgcgtgtgcgtgtgcgtgtgcggcgtgtgtgtgtagcttgtttgtatgtttgcttgtatTAGTGCGTTTTGTGTCCGAATTTGTTCGTGTATGGACGTGTTTCATGTTAGTCATTAGAGATCCCTATTCTTTTACGTTTGGTATTCGCTCAGCCGAAGTCTAAAAATTCTGTCAGCAAAATGATAAATTTGGTGCGAGTGTGCGCTTATATTATCCGTGACTGCGCCCCAGGAAGGCCATAATTTAAACAAGGCCAGGAAGCCCTTGGGTCATGAATTTCCTGCCATGTGTCAGTGTGATCGTCAACATTGTTTTCTGGTCTTGCGAGGGTTAAAGGAGATGGGGGCATTGtaggagactctctctctctctctctctctctctctctctctctctctctctctctctctctctctctctctctctctctctctctctctctctctctctctctctctctctctctcgttctccctctccctccccctccccatccccctccctcctccctctctcttccctcccttcccccttcctcccccccctctctcctttctctctctctcttctctttctccaatctctctcactctctctctctctctctctctctctctctctctctctctctctctctctctctctctctctctctctctctctctctctctctctctctctctctctctctctctctctctctctctctctttctctctttctctctccatcgttctcgtcctcatcctctcccttcctccctccttctctcttccctctcttctctcttccctctcccacttcccctccctcccttccccctctctctttctctctctctctctctctctctctctctctctctctctctctctctctctctctctctctctctctctctctctctctctctctcactctctctcactctctctctctttctctcactctctctttctctcactctctctctttctctctctctctctctttctctctctctctctttctctctctctctcactcactccctttctctcactctctcactctctcactctctctctctttcactctctttctctctctctctctctctctctctctcgccctctccctctccctctccctctccctctccctccccctcaaggcTGTTTCCCAATTTTTATGTGTGCAGCATAgttcatattgtttttattgaaatTACTTTGGGTCCCAGTGTATAACATTTTCCGGCAATATGCTTCTCTCGAGGCAAAAGCCTTAGATTGCCTCATTTGGAGGAAGCAAAGAGACGGTTATCAGGATGCTAATGTAAAATAACGTCCCTCAATGGCGCTGAAGTGAAAAGAGGATAAGGAACCGCAgagttgtgtgtgtttgaaacaGATGCGGGCGTTTCTGCTAGTACTTTGGTTTTCGGAgacattcgtatgtgtgtgtgtgcaagtgtgtatgtttgtgtgtgtgtttgtgtgtgtgtgttatgcatgtatgtgtgtgtgtgtgtgtgtgtgtgtgcgtatgtgtgtgtgtgtgtgtgtgtgtgcaagtgtgtgtgtttgtgtgtgtgcatgcatgtatgtatgcatatgcgtgtgtatgtgtgtgcgcacgcacatgtatgtgtgtgtgtgcgtgcgtgtgtatgtttgtgtgtgcgtatgtatgtatgtatctatgcatgtgtatatgggtgtgcgtgtgtgcgtgttggcaTGTACATGTGCCTGCCTATgctcatgtgtgcatgtgcgtactttgcagtgtgtgtaatatatacatacatacataatagttacatacacataaatgtatatgtttgtgtatgtgtgtgtgtgtgtgtttgtttgtgtacgcgtgcgtgtgtgtgaatgtacacatTTGTGCATTcgggtttgtatgtgtttgtgcacacgTGTCCTAGAACTGTCCTTGTGGTTGCATGCGTGTAGATGGTAATGGCAGTTGTGACATGTGGGTGTGGCTGACCGCAAGATATATTGAGTTATGGCTGGTTTCCAGAGACtgtttattgatctatctttATGTTCTTGGGTAGCTGCTGTATGTATCAAGGCAGCTTACCAGTAATGCATGTGAGGCCtttcattaattttttaaaagaaatagaaaaagtttAATGAGTTTGTGATTgtctgatgaggataatggtatttAAGTTTTATCAAGATTATTGATTTGCATTGTTTCCATTTTAGATGGCAACATGTAAATTACACCCAATTTCTCAAGTTTGTTGAGACTCTTGTGTTAGGACATCTTGCTGATGAGGGAACCTTGCCCTCACACCTCATTCATCTCCATTTAGAATATATTGATTTTGTGATGTGTAGCTTTATCATCAGTTTGCTCACACTTTTACATACTCCTTGAGCAAGTACATGCAGTTTTCAGTTATACTGTTATTAGATATGTGAATATACTAACAAGCTCTGTGCTTGCATATATGgctacatgcttacatacatatacacatggacGCATAgacagtataaacacacacacacacacacacacacacacacacacacacacacacacacacacacacacacacacacacacacacacacacacacacacacacacacacacacacacatctacgaaGCTAATATAGGCCATGACATCTGATAATGTTCAACACTTTGATAACTCCGTTCCTTCCTCTTCACAGCAGGGTCGTAGCATGAAGGAGGTTGGCCTGAAACTCCCGGTGGGTCTGAGTGGGTCATCGTCCAGGAAGGTAGCCATGGGTGTAGATCCCTCTGGCGTGTATAAAGTAGTATCCAGCCGAGCTCATGTCAAGAAGACAGAGAGCGCCCAACAGACTGATAATAGTGCCTTTAAGTAAGTCATTTGGATCTTAGTCTTGTTTCTAACTTAAGAGTGACAATGACTGATATAGTATTATGCACACATTAACATTATTTAACTTGATTGAACAGCTATtgaatgatatttatttttttatattattattattattattcctaatcATATGATTTTATATCTTCAGACAAATATCAAACACACAGTGGAAAAAATATgtagaaaatgggaaaggaagccTTGAACGTTCAGCCAGAGATTTACAGAGAGGCATTGATCCATCAAGTGGAAGCTCACGTAAAGTAGACCACAAAAAGTCCAACTTGGGTTCTCCACAAACTGGAGTTCCCAGCAGTCCAGGACTAAATGGTAGTTCTGGGGTATCTGGTAGTGCCTCAGGTGGATCTAGGAAGGTGGATAAGAAAGGAACcagtggagaaaagagaagagaaggagagagaagtagcaGAGACAAGTCTGCTGTTGCCATGTCTCCTCAGGTGAATGGGGAATCAAAGAAAATTCAGAATCCCAAGACTGCTCCCAGTAACTTTGGATACAATGGAAAGAGAACCACTAGTACTGGCAGTGTATCAAGCACTGGCAGTGGAAAGGGTAGTAAGTCTGTTAAAGAGGTAGACAGTGCTGGTGGCAGCAGCTCTCGTCATGACAGCTCTAGTCACAGCTTGGAAAGACCAAGAACCAAACTTAAGGTGTCTGGAGGCACACAAACCACCAGCGACCTTCATTATATGTCTACAGGAGTCCATAGTGATAGCGAGTATTCATCAGGTTCTCTTGGCAGAAAGTACCAACTCAAGTCCTATTCTTTAAATGGTCCAGTTGCTGCTCAGCTGTCACAGAGCGTGCGGGAAAGAATCATGCAGTCTCCTTATGGCAAAATTCATGTAGGAGAATATGGACAGTATCCTCCTGCATATTATCGGGAACGAAGTCCTCGCATCAAACCCACAGATGGCTCATTAAGCGATTCTCCATATTCCAATTATGCAGAGATACAGTATAGTGGAAGTCCATATAGTAGCCCCTATTCCTGGGTATCCAGAAGTAATTATGCAGGATCAGTGGCTTCTGCACCAACAAGGTAAAATTACAGAGCTCCTtttctgtatgtgtttctttgtttatgcaGTATTTTGCTCTTACACCACAAGCATcacgttttgtttttatttcaactGTGTGTTCATACATAGCTTAATAGCATTgtaattttattgattttgttctttattttttcttttacatgagCTGCACTAATTATCCACTTATATAAGCTGGTACTGTTCAGCCCTAAATTCTAGGTTCCACATTAAGATTTATCAACATTTCTTAAATAGATTTTTGTAACACAGCATCATACCATGGCTTCATTTAAAAACACAGACCCCTGGGTGGCAGTCTGACAGAGGCAGAGAGCATGGAGAGTATAAGCTCAAGCGCCTCGAGTATAGCTGCACAGATCCAGCACGCTCGAGCCACCAGCCTCACACAAGCCCGCCTCATGATGCACCAACGGGAAATGTCCTCATCACCCTCCCCTAGGCTCGCTCGCTCCAATAGTGTTAGGTAAACACCATTTATATTTGTGAAATATGTTCCCGTGTCTGGATTTAACTATATTTCAAAATTATGCAAGTTGTCTGGATTTATATTGGCTACATGTTTTCGGTATTTAGCCTTTGGCATTTTATCTTTGGAGGTCAGAGATTGGTGAAGGGCACGTTTAGACGGCTGCTATTCCTACTGCCATATTATTGTCCCTGAAATTTGTTACTGTTTGTCTGCTCATTTATGGTgacttgtctttcttcttttgcaCTGCTTAAAAGTTTGATAGTTGTAcaaaatgtgtgtatttttatatcttGGGTATGCATGGATTGATGGGTCTGACTGAGAATATAGGAATAGGTAAATGTAAGAGTGGAAAATACAAATGAAGATGAATGACACACATAAAAATGTATTGGTATCCAGTAACAATGGTCACTTCATCATagtattgtttattctgttcatAATCACGAATGCACTGTTTTTAGAAATGTGGTTTCAATTTCAAATTAATATAGATTTTAATCATAAATCATGATATTTTAAAAGAAAACATGTTGAACATAAAAAGCTtattgataagaaatgataattttACCTTTAAAAAGCAGGGCTATTTTGGTCTGTTTTTATACCCAATGAATTAGGAAACCCAAATTATATAgtgaagaatttaaagaaaggcCTGTAGTATGATTTATAAACCTTGTTTATAAATGATTGTGAAATcagttatttttaaaattattttagttCTCCCCAGCATGAGAACCTTAATTTCATGTTTCCTATGGTTGGATACCAGTATGAGAATATCCAAAATTGGGTTATCAAAATCCTGCTATGGTTTTGAGATTTAGAggaactggattttttttttctaatgtttaaCATTAACTGAATTTTATCCCCATCCACAGCCATCTTATTGAACGGACCTTCCCTAGGTATGGTTATGTAGCACTTATCATTAGCATGACATGATCATACCACAGAATATCATTATCCTGCTCAAATATCGACCAAGTAGGCTTTTGAATGGCATATTACTAGTTGACATTCTCATTGCCTGAAATCTGTAACATTTCATTCGTTTTTACCACCTAATCAACTCAAGTGGTATTCCTGAAAATCAGATCATTGTTTAGTCATGGAAGGAACTACAGTGATTTGAGCATGTATAAGAGAATATACTTATACAATATTATACGGTTGTGTACTCACTTTACACAGCCTTGCATCACTTTTATGTTGATAGCATCATGAGCATGCCAATGCAAATATGATTATTAATGCATCTTTCTGTACTGATGGAACTTTTTAAGAATGAAGCTAGTAATGTTCAGCTTTTATTTactgccatacacaggggttttaTAAGTATTATGCTCTATTCATGTTGGTCTTGGATTGTTGATAagtaagagaaagcaaaaaatacatttttatgaTGATCAGAGCCCAGAGTCTGTAAAATcccctttaaaaaaagtaaaatacttTAGTAAGTGAGTGAGGATGTCTTAAAGTTGCAAGATAGTTATGGTTATAATAAATGATTCTATGTAGTGGAAACTTACATGCATTTTGATTCAGGTGTACCAAAATCAAATCCAAGTTTTTCCAAAATTTTAATTTACATTTCCTCCACCAGATCTACAAAGTCTGAGAAACTGTACAGTAGTAGTATGGGAGGTCGAGATGGCTACCATGCCTCACAGCCTACCAGTCCAACACCACCAGGAGGCACCAGGCTACCTATATCTCCCTTGAACACTGTTCGAGGCTCCCCATATTATTCAACTGTGATCCCTAGAACTTCAAAGGATGATGAATGTaagttcttttattattatagtggATCTTGGATATTTTATAATTAGCTGCAAATTTGATGTCATGTATTCTCACAGCTATATTAGCTCTGATAAAATCATtccatatttcttctctttcaggTCAtggatcttcattatcattggtgtcctcctcatcatcactgtaCAGCTCACAGGAGGAAAAGCAAGCTGCAGAGATTAGGAAGCTGAGGAAAGAATTGGCTGAAGCACAAGAGAAAGTTGGAACTCTGAGTAACCAACTTAGTACTAATGTAAGCTCCATTTAGTGAAATTTTAGTTGCTTACATGTAGAGGTATTTTGTAGAATCACATGCGAATTgaacatttttattttaaattttaaccttttttctgtaattccttgtttttttggttttttggtttttgttcagAAATCAGTCTTTTTGCTTGGGAAGAGCTATATCCAATTTAAAGTATTAAAAAGCAACCAGCCAAGCAAATACTAAAAGATTTCTCTTTCCAGAACTCAGTTTTCAACCTGAAGAATACGGTAAATATCAGTAGAGTTTGTAAATGGTTGCAtctaaaacagataaacaagaatTAAAAAGAGTTTATCCCATAGGGAATGCTTTGGCTGGTTGTTGAATATCAGTAATTTCAAGTATtacaatagatatgtatatgtatatatatattttttcttttatccacaGGCCCATGTAGTTGCTGCCTTTGAGCAATCTCTCACCAACATGACAAACAGATTGCAACAGCTTACAGCAACATCAGAGCAAAaggtaatgaaatgaaaaataaataaataaaatgtgtttTATGCAATCAGTCCCACAAGTGTCATGGAACAAAAATCTGATTAATGTGCAATTAAGCTATTTTACAAATACTACTCTCTTGGTATCATTTAATGAAATAGAAATGGTGGTAAAATTTCTTTTTGTGGAATTATTTAGCTGTGCATACTTTTCAGTATGAACACACCCACtagcacatacttacacataaacatatatagatatatttacacatacacacatgcaaatgcacacaaacacccacatatacatactggtatgtatacatacacgattTTGCTTATCTTTGATATATTGCTTGAATCTTGATCACTAATTAGAGTTTATGTAGAGGGTGTATTGGACTCTTGGATAATAACATTCTACAAATAATCCCTATGTTTTTTTCAGGATTCGGAGGTCATGGAGTTGCGTAAAACCATTGAGGCCCTGCGTCAACAAAGTGTAGACGCTGGTCTTACCGTAGCCTGTCTCCAAAGTACGTCCCCcggccaccaccagcaccaccaccaccaccaccactcccccccttcccctgccaggcACCAACACACCCATCTCTCTCCCAACATTGCCTCGTGTTCTGTGCTCAATGTCACCTCAGGCAGTCGTTCCAGTTCACCAGAAAAATCAGGGCATGACCTTGCGCGCAGGCACACCTTCACGGGGAATTGTAAAGACCTTGTAGTGTGTGAATTCACTGAAGCTGGTGAGACTTCTTCACCTTTTGACAAGCAAGCAGgcttttcttctctacttcaaGGCTCATGCCAGTCTTTTGGCTAAGCTGACTTGTAATGGCAGACCAGACTTGTGGGAGTCTATAGTTTACCAGTAAAGACAGAGTATGCATACTAGGTGAACCAAATGCCAGTCAGGTGTTTGATTGGGCTTAGGTAACATGGGTTTAGACTACAATTCCCTCCCTGCCACccgcctaccccaccccctcctccttgccccaaCTCTATTAACCAAGACTGTTAATTCCATTTTTAAATGTTTCCCTTTTGATCTACGTGTATTAATGTGTCCCAACCCCTTTATTTATTATCAGTGTTTGCACTTGTTTAGTTCAGATTTTTTAAATGTTGTTTCCAATGATTTGTtttaaataatgacaattaagacaaagatttttaaaagaaattatttaaTGCTAACAAACTTTAACTCCACCAATTCTACATTTCTTATGCATGAGTGATTTCTGACTTTGTCTTCTCTGTCCAAGCTTGCTGCCtgttggttttattttgttttgtggatATTCTTTGCCAGAGTTTCATGTTTCTGTGGATTATGAACTTTTGCACATTTTAAACATTTTGAGCACAAGATAACCTTCTGGAGTATAAAAAATGGATGaatgttttttttgtcttatctatGCAACCATGTTAAAgtaaatattgttgattattttaAATCTTAAACTTTCGAACCATATTCATCTTTAGACTGACATACTTCTCAAATTATGAGATTTACCTAAATTAGAACAGTCTGGAAACTGATTACTTTACTATTTGATGTGTTACTAAATCCTTTATAATATGCATTGATTTAGTTTAGTATATTATTGACTaatcatattatttatttgtggAGAAATAAATAACACTTTTTATGTAgtgtatgtaattattttttttcataattttctaatTGATGAATATTGATTAGTCAtcagtgttatttatttatttgttaatgttattctttctttAACATTCATCTATTTTAGAAATCCCTTTTCCTTGGTGTATTTGTACAGCTCTTATAGTTAAGCCCATGATTTATCTTCCTTAActaattacgattattatttgtGAACAGGTGGTAAACTAGTACGAGGAACATCAGTGGAGTCTGTGTCAAGTCTGTCCTCTGCATGCTCAGCTGCATCACACACATCCATGCAAGATAAAAGTGATGGATCAAAGTCTGGAAAGAAGAAAGGTTGGGTAAGTATTGCTGAGAGATGTTGCTtagtatatattagaaaaaagtatccttgatagaaaaaaaattaagaaatgaagATGCTAATGATCTGCTTTTATTTTCTGTAGCTACGAAGCTCATTTAGCAAAGCCTTCTCCCGAGGGCACAAGAAGAGCAAACATGGCGTTGGTGGAGGGTCAGTCTCTGATGTGGAAGGCTGGGAACGAGGAGAATGTTctgctccttcatctcctctcctccagcGAGCAAATGGTGGAACAAGTGACCCAGAGTGTCAGTCCACAACTGGGTAAGGATGATATCCTTGGATATAAATTGTTGACTCATTTGTTTCTGTAGGATTTTAAGTACACTGGAAATGCACCAAAAATAAGTTATTGATTGTCATGATTTTACAAAGAATTTTTTCTCATTCTAGAACCTTTGGTAAcaacaaggaagaggaagtggagtcaCTGAAGATTCAGTTGCGAGAAAAAGACATGGCTCTTACCGACATTCGACTTGAAGCCTTATCTTCAGCTCACCAGCTGGAATCCCTCAAGGAAACCATAAGCAAAATGCGCTCTGAAATGGTGTCGCTAAAGCAAGACAATGATAGACTGGCGAGGATGGTATCCTCAAAGTCCTTGAACTCCTCACAGAGTTCGCTTCCTGTGTCAGATTCAATAGAACAAAGATTAAGTCTTGGTGGTGATGAAATGACAATGCCAGACTCAACAGATGTGATTTTAATTGACCCTAGTGATAAGGATGGAAAACGAGTCAGTATTACTGTCTTCATGGGATGCCATGgagattatgataaatatatgaatccAGCTGATGGTGTGTCATTTAGTGAGTGTATTATTGGAGCTATATCTGTAAGTGGGAAAACCAAGTGGGATATGTTAGACAATCTTGTGAAACGCATTTTTAAGGAATACATCCTGAGAGTCGACCCCGTCTCCAACCTGGGACTTAGTGCTGAGTCTATTTTCTCATACCACATTGGAGAGATTGCCAGGGGACGTGATGCAGACTCACCGGAGTTACTCCCTTGTGGATATTTAGTGGGAGAAGTGACAAACATCAAGATTACTCTCAAAGGAGCCACTTTGAATCATGTGGATGCTCTTGCATTTGAAACTTTGATTCCAAAGTCCATTGTCCAAAGATACATGTCTCTCTTGACTGAACACCGGAGGATTATTTTGTGTGGTCCTTCAGGCACAGGAAAGACATACTTGGCCCAGAAGTTAGCAGAATATCTAGTAACTCGAATGGGAAAAGACCCATCACCTGGTTATATTGCAACCTTCAAGTAAGTAAAAATTCTTAGGACTTGACAGCTAGCAGACATGTATGCaacagtagtagaagaaaaaaattaaattagatATAGGTATATTACAAGATGTTTTTGGTATTTCTTTTCTAATATAACATTCTTTTAACAGTGTTGACCACAAGACAGGAAAAGACCTTGGAGCCTACCTCTCTCACATAAGTGAACAATGTGAGAGTAATACTTCAGATCTGCCTTTGGTCATCATTTTAGATAACTTGCACCATGCAGGAGCCTTAACTGATGTATTCAATGGGTTCCTTAGTGCAAAGTACAGCCATTGTCCTTATATTATTGGAACAATGAACCAAACTACATCATGTTCAACAACTAACTTACAGTTGCACCATAACTTTAGGTATGTGCTAAAAATTTTCAGTCCGTGCAATAATATCAAAGTTCTGTAATGTATAAGGTATGTtgattatctttctttgtttttagtaTGAACAAGTCTTATAACTTCCTTCAAATAATTACAGATGGGTTTTGATGGCCAATCACATGGAGCCTGTCAAAGGCTTAGTGGGAAGAGTAGCTCGAAGGAGATTGACACAGGTTGAAGTGGAAGCTGGTTCAAGATTACCCCGGCTTCAGCAAGTGCTGGATTGGCTCCCAAGATGCTGGAGTCACATCAACAAATTCTTGGAGACTCATTCATCTTCAGATGTTACTATTGGTAAGACATTTCTTACATTTGCTTTTACTTTGGCATCATatatttttcaaatgttttttcctttcctcatatAGAATCTGTACcaatattagttttatttatttcattttattacttaCTTTAATGACATGAGCAAGAATTATAATTCAACTTTATTTTTAGGTCCTCGCTTGTTTTTGTCTTGTCCTGGAAGTCTGGAGGATTCCCAGGTGTGGTTTACTGACCTGTGGAACTATTCCCTTGTGCCCTACCTTGTTGAAGCTGTGAGGGAAGGACTCCAGTTGTATGGAAAGAGAGCAACCTGGGAGGTAAGATATTATGGATTTTAAGGATTGATGTTAAAATGCTTTATTTGATGAATGTATTACAGGCTCCTGGTGTAACTAGTACCAACAAatgcctttttcccttttcaagGATCCTAGTACCTGGATTACCGAAACTTACCCGTGGCCACCAAGCAATCATGCAGGCCCACAGGCTCTTTTGTCTTTGCGCCCTGAGGATGTAGGGTATGATGCCCTGGCTCCCACAGTGGCTCCTGCAGCACAGGATAAGTTCAAGAGTGATAACCAAGGAGAGAATGATCCATTGGTAAGTTGCTTTGATTTAGTACTGAGTTGTCAGTATGAGATACTTTACTACAGATTTTTTTCTCAACTTCACTTTACAATGacaacaacattattatcattattttttttttcagttgagTATGCTGATGAGACTACAAGAAGCTGCCAACTACTCTAGTCCTCAGCAGGACTCTGATACTCCTTCACTAGAGAACATTGAAAACACACTGGAGTCCACCATCTAAACAGATGGTATTGCCTTAATTAAAGAAATAGTGTTAACTGGAACTTTCTTAAATGTCACACTTTCAAGATACATTTGATTATGAAtaggatgtaatatatatatattagtattgtgATAAAGTTGATAGGGCATTGACGGAGATGACACATTATATATGATTGCCTCAGAACTTTAAAAAGTCACGGGTAATGTTTGGGATCTAGTCACATCTGGTAGCTTTCTATCAGGAATGAGGAAGTAAAGGAGGCCCATTTTCTGACTGACCAAGACAAGACATAATTCTCAAAATAATAGGATTTTTTTCCCATATATTTGACAGACAGTGTTTGTAACAGACAAACCCAAGCCAGAGTTGAAATATACAACTAGTTTCATGATTCTGTAAATTTTGTCATTTATAGAAAGGTGTTTATGATCTCTCAtaataatgctatatatatagcATCCTTGAGCTGTATCTTGTCAATTAAAAACTTAGTTTAAAGTAGCCTGCATTTGGTACTAGTGTCCACTCAGTTTGAGTATAGAGCATGGCATGGTTCCTACTCTGTACATTGTTGACATCTGTGTGATGCGACAAATCATTTTGACCTCATGTGAGTGTCAACATGATTCATTGTCTGTCATCATTCATATTCTTGTATGAATCATAAGGTAGCTCAAactatgttttaatatatatacacacatatatattatatatatataacacatatatacactcttaTATACAAGAACATACCcatttatgtatacacgcacacacttacatattgcTCTATGTTTGTGCTGATGTTTATATAGTCTGTCCAGTTGgacattttattttataattgctAATATTTCAGagctatatatgaatttattatgCACAAATATATTTGTGGAGGAATAGAACTTCCATGGTATGGTTCTTCCAAAGTGTCTAAATAATAGTGTAAATAATTCTGGGTCTGAAAAAGTGGCTGGAAGCTTTAATGTGGTGTATTATGATGTGTTGTTTGTGGTACCATCATGTCTTTAACTGTGCTTATTAATGCTGTAAAGCTAATATGCAGCAAATCTATATTGTTTAGCCTTCAGAGGTACAGCAGTGGCTGTCTGAGGCCATATTTtctgtatataatgtattttgtaCACTTTAATTTTAAACCAAAGCCAAGCATACCAGTGTCCTTAGCTTTTGTGCCTGTGGGCTAAGACAGCAGTAGT
Coding sequences:
- the LOC113812565 gene encoding protein sickie isoform X10, with protein sequence MAPMFCTKLFNWKPKGKKDGGPRPHLDTVFPEPQDEGEACPYWTHVACNPPPPPPSRPHTPTHARTQPTPPPLPPHHPGSPVHHQPQPRSPATHRRAHARNHLPYGYSSTYNSPYQSPHQSPGPNSPVNHSPHHFTPIHHSPAHCSPAHCSPVHPNQGYNSPVHVNQGYNSPVHVNQGYNSPVHVNQGYNSPIRQSPIHTNQGCNSPAHQSPVHHSSGYNSPVHVNQGYNSPIHPTPVHPSPVYPSQNYNNTMHHRGYILESNYCQPLPPPPPQRPPPPIPGTEGSQLKTVASASSSRSTSPANGSASFIPQPRSHSGRASLNEKHSKTGGTSNLVKSNLRGPATQTAHNASGNHALASPYHATSAPPAKQKDSMLDKFKLFNHKEKEARNKTTSKSSSGVSKRTSSSSGFSSARSERSDSSTSLCSDAKPPPLPPHQSLPVSTSSSSSDQTSHAEAQQGGAPPASTKPQGLRGIRSKFSKSAGKEGKESPKASRKDKEREEREGSRGSPRGGHKTHRDPRGESRDRSAKKGDKLTLELDGGSRPQRPQCPLPANAEKDSRPPAPGPRPETAGHAASESDQPPALPPKEKDHKEHSHSSHQDQAPAMQQQTVVTTPGSPLPPGTPGTGIPKPTAHVKGQTKVVPPERSAPPTPTASPNVNTSHQAKDYNKMVRPAGTPSTPKIGGSSAPRTAGTPSGGEANAAQECRDPKGSLPRQKQLGRREDSATGISVAMVSPMPNPREKDMVTPSESGSNISESSQSNSGHSNSTSSGNSSVIYKPTSSEDDSVSDLKTHMRKVEEKAEGEEGDEVILNIKPMQPLVRASQYGYMRGLGLHQTRTVPPSLHVSRLAALQDNANTVPQKGMRIGPHLKRPPGPNQVIDTDYSDLESVDLANGYMSDGDVLRNVGYKSGNSSDLDGYLSEGGASLYAHRLNQRFKEGMRQVHESMNKVQHFIHDDSFDDSSSLSSGVSDTLNEMSAEDVLSSSLSSDHPAYVKQGRSMKEVGLKLPVGLSGSSSRKVAMGVDPSGVYKVVSSRAHVKKTESAQQTDNSAFKQISNTQWKKYVENGKGSLERSARDLQRGIDPSSGSSRKVDHKKSNLGSPQTGVPSSPGLNGSSGVSGSASGGSRKVDKKGTSGEKRREGERSSRDKSAVAMSPQVNGESKKIQNPKTAPSNFGYNGKRTTSTGSVSSTGSGKGSKSVKEVDSAGGSSSRHDSSSHSLERPRTKLKVSGGTQTTSDLHYMSTGVHSDSEYSSGSLGRKYQLKSYSLNGPVAAQLSQSVRERIMQSPYGKIHVGEYGQYPPAYYRERSPRIKPTDGSLSDSPYSNYAEIQYSGSPYSSPYSWVSRSNYAGSVASAPTRPLGGSLTEAESMESISSSASSIAAQIQHARATSLTQARLMMHQREMSSSPSPRLARSNSVSHLIERTFPRSTKSEKLYSSSMGGRDGYHASQPTSPTPPGGTRLPISPLNTVRGSPYYSTVIPRTSKDDECHGSSLSLVSSSSSLYSSQEEKQAAEIRKLRKELAEAQEKVGTLSNQLSTNNSVFNLKNTAHVVAAFEQSLTNMTNRLQQLTATSEQKDSEVMELRKTIEALRQQSVDAGLTVACLQSTSPGHHQHHHHHHHSPPSPARHQHTHLSPNIASCSVLNVTSGSRSSSPEKSGHDLARRHTFTGNCKDLVVCEFTEAGGKLVRGTSVESVSSLSSACSAASHTSMQDKSDGSKSGKKKGWLRSSFSKAFSRGHKKSKHGVGGGSVSDVEGWERGECSAPSSPLLQRANGGTSDPECQSTTGTFGNNKEEEVESLKIQLREKDMALTDIRLEALSSAHQLESLKETISKMRSEMVSLKQDNDRLARMVSSKSLNSSQSSLPVSDSIEQRLSLGGDEMTMPDSTDVILIDPSDKDGKRVSITVFMGCHGDYDKYMNPADGVSFSECIIGAISVSGKTKWDMLDNLVKRIFKEYILRVDPVSNLGLSAESIFSYHIGEIARGRDADSPELLPCGYLVGEVTNIKITLKGATLNHVDALAFETLIPKSIVQRYMSLLTEHRRIILCGPSGTGKTYLAQKLAEYLVTRMGKDPSPGYIATFNVDHKTGKDLGAYLSHISEQCESNTSDLPLVIILDNLHHAGALTDVFNGFLSAKYSHCPYIIGTMNQTTSCSTTNLQLHHNFRWVLMANHMEPVKGLVGRVARRRLTQVEVEAGSRLPRLQQVLDWLPRCWSHINKFLETHSSSDVTIGPRLFLSCPGSLEDSQVWFTDLWNYSLVPYLVEAVREGLQLYGKRATWEDPSTWITETYPWPPSNHAGPQALLSLRPEDVGYDALAPTVAPAAQDKFKSDNQGENDPLLSMLMRLQEAANYSSPQQDSDTPSLENIENTLESTI